The following DNA comes from Terriglobia bacterium.
GAGTTGAACTGGGTGGAATTGTAGATCTTGACCTGTGGACTTTGAACCTTGGACCTTGAACCTTGGACTTGGGACCTTGGACCTTGAACTTTGGACTTATTGACTCTCTCCTCCTAATGCATTACAGTTCCCCTTCAACTGAACCGGGTCCTCCACGAGAAATGCCTCGTCACCGAATGGACACGTCTTGCTCAGCCAGGAATTAAGAAAATATGGGGTGGTGGGTGCCGGGGGTGCCGGTTTTCCCACTTATGTGAAAGCGAATTCCCAGGTGGAGTTTGTGCTGGCCAATGGCGCCGAATGCGAACCCCTGATTCACAAGGATTTTGAATTAATGAAGCAATTCCCGCAGGAGATTGTTTCGGGAATGTTATTGATGATGGATGCAACCCAGGCCCATAGCGGAAAATTTGGCATCAAGAAGAAGAATCAGGCCGCCATCGATGCCCTGGCGCCTCACCTGAAGTCGAAGAACATCGAGTTCACGCTGCTGGGTGACTTTTATCCATCGGGAGACGAGTACGAGCTTGTATACACCGCCACGGGAAGATTGATTCCTCCGGCGGGAATTCCCCTGCAGGTCGGTTGTGTCGTCAACAACGTTGAGACCCTCTACAACGTCCATTTCGCCAACGAAGGAGTTCCTGTTACCGATAAATTTGTGTCCATCGCCGGAGCCGTGAAGAATCCCTGTTCCTTCTGGGTGCCGATTGGGACCTCCTTCCACGAACTGATCGCATTGGCGGGAGGAGCGACGGTGCCTGACTTTGGCATCTTTGTGAGCGGCATCATGATGGGCACTCTCGCGTTTGATCTCGATGACGTGGTCACCAAGACCACGGCGGGGTTGATTGTTCTTCCCAAAAAACATTTTCTGATCACCCGCAAAAGCCAGCCGCAGGAAAGCATGAATCGGATCGGCAAATCCGCGTGTGACCAATGCAGCTACTGCACCGAGTTCTGTCCCCGGTATCTGCTGGGGTACGAGATTGTCCCGCACAAGGTGATGCGGAGTCTGGGTTTCACACTGTCGGGATCAGACCAGTGGAGCCAGTGGGCTGAACTCTGCTGCGGTTGCGGTCTGTGCACCTTGTATGCCTGTCCCGAGGATCTGTTTCCCAAGGAAGCGTGCGATCAAGCCAAAAGGGACATGCGTACGGCGGACATCAAGTTCGTTCAGAAAAAAGAAGTTCGAGTCCATCCCATGAAAGAATCCCGGCGGGTCCCGCTTCCGCAGCTCCGGAAGAGGCTGAGGGTCGAGGAATATGAGACGGAAACCCCGTTTCGGAAGATTGAGTACGCGCCCTCTCGAGTCCGGATCAAACTGTCGCAGCACGCCGGCAAACCCGCGCACCCGGTGGTCAAGGAGGCCGAGAGCATCAGGAAAGGCGGACTGGTCGCCCTCGTCGATGAACCTGATCTGGGTGTTAGTATTCACTCAAGCATCGATGGAACGGTCAGGGCTATTACGGATCATTGGATTGAGATCGAGGCGAAACCGACAGAGCGGGGAGGCGGCGAAACTTAATCGATTGCTATGCTAAAAAACTCCATCGGACTTATTGAATTGAGCAGCATTGCGGCGGGATTTGAGGCCTGTGATGCCATGTTGAAGGCGGCCGACGTTGAACTGATTCTCTCGAGGACAATCTGCTCCGGCAAATACATGGTCATGGTCGGGGGCGATGTGGCGGCGGTGCAATCCAGCGTTGAGGCCGGCGGCCGGGCGGGCGATTTTTCGGTAGTTGACACGTTCGTCATTCCCAATGTCCACGAATCCATTTTCCCGGCCATCGCAGGCACCAGCAAGGTCGAATTACTGGAAGCCCTGGGCATCATCGAGTCCTTTTCGGTCGCCTCGCTTATCGAGGCGGCGGACGCCGCGGCGAAAACGGCAAACGTCAAGCTCATTGAAGTGCGCCTGGCCATGGCACTCGGGGGAAAGGCCTTTGTGACCCTCACCGGCCCTGTCGCGTCGGTCCGCAGTGCCGTAGAGGCGGGCGCCGACGTCGTCGCCCAAAAGGGCCTGCTCGTCAACAAAGTTGTCATTCCGCAGCCCCGCGGAGAACTGTTAAATGAAATGATCTGAGCGAAGTCACGGACCCTGCCGATCGGCACTCCTGCAGCCATAGCCTCCCTGAATTGAACCTGCTAAAAAAAGGCCGGAAGATCCGGGTCTCGAGTTTGAGTCGGCCGCCCTTTT
Coding sequences within:
- a CDS encoding 4Fe-4S dicluster domain-containing protein, whose product is MLSQELRKYGVVGAGGAGFPTYVKANSQVEFVLANGAECEPLIHKDFELMKQFPQEIVSGMLLMMDATQAHSGKFGIKKKNQAAIDALAPHLKSKNIEFTLLGDFYPSGDEYELVYTATGRLIPPAGIPLQVGCVVNNVETLYNVHFANEGVPVTDKFVSIAGAVKNPCSFWVPIGTSFHELIALAGGATVPDFGIFVSGIMMGTLAFDLDDVVTKTTAGLIVLPKKHFLITRKSQPQESMNRIGKSACDQCSYCTEFCPRYLLGYEIVPHKVMRSLGFTLSGSDQWSQWAELCCGCGLCTLYACPEDLFPKEACDQAKRDMRTADIKFVQKKEVRVHPMKESRRVPLPQLRKRLRVEEYETETPFRKIEYAPSRVRIKLSQHAGKPAHPVVKEAESIRKGGLVALVDEPDLGVSIHSSIDGTVRAITDHWIEIEAKPTERGGGET
- a CDS encoding BMC domain-containing protein, whose amino-acid sequence is MLKNSIGLIELSSIAAGFEACDAMLKAADVELILSRTICSGKYMVMVGGDVAAVQSSVEAGGRAGDFSVVDTFVIPNVHESIFPAIAGTSKVELLEALGIIESFSVASLIEAADAAAKTANVKLIEVRLAMALGGKAFVTLTGPVASVRSAVEAGADVVAQKGLLVNKVVIPQPRGELLNEMI